A window from Enterocloster bolteae encodes these proteins:
- a CDS encoding ABC transporter substrate-binding protein, whose protein sequence is MRKKIIAVCLAVMLACLLWLVKDRWSLPAAQETEHEGLRVGLSQAEPLTPWKTAQIKSFKEAARRRGAQLIYHAPEEESLEWQIEDIYGLLDADIDYLILIPSARNGYDQVLLEARQRGVPVILAEQDVEMEPEYDREDYILGYVASDYYAEGELCADILARHFGIEPCHTMVIQGEKSSAMDWERYMGFMHGVREHSNLYVSKRVESSGNRLTAQKVTESVIADQDIDFNAVFAQSDEDGLGVLQALKLAGMEPGEDVVIVSIGGIQDVFKAIIAREYLATVKSSPEYGDAVFDIINRHQRGENPDRQTMVKHREYTMDNAEELFEDAY, encoded by the coding sequence ATGAGAAAGAAAATCATTGCGGTATGCCTTGCAGTGATGCTTGCATGCCTTTTATGGCTGGTAAAGGACAGATGGTCCCTTCCGGCCGCACAGGAGACAGAGCATGAGGGACTGAGAGTGGGGTTATCCCAGGCGGAACCTCTGACGCCCTGGAAAACAGCTCAGATTAAGAGCTTTAAGGAGGCGGCCAGAAGAAGAGGGGCGCAGCTGATTTACCATGCGCCAGAGGAGGAGAGCCTGGAGTGGCAGATTGAGGATATATATGGTCTTCTGGATGCGGATATTGATTATCTTATCCTGATTCCCAGCGCCAGAAACGGCTATGACCAGGTACTTCTGGAGGCCAGGCAGAGGGGAGTGCCGGTGATACTGGCAGAACAGGATGTGGAGATGGAGCCGGAGTATGACCGGGAGGATTACATACTGGGCTATGTTGCCTCGGACTATTATGCGGAGGGAGAGCTGTGTGCGGACATCCTTGCCCGTCATTTCGGCATTGAGCCCTGCCATACCATGGTGATACAGGGGGAAAAGTCCTCGGCCATGGATTGGGAGCGGTACATGGGATTCATGCACGGCGTAAGGGAGCACTCCAACCTATATGTTTCCAAGCGTGTGGAGAGCAGCGGAAACCGGCTCACGGCCCAGAAGGTGACAGAGTCCGTGATTGCGGACCAGGATATTGATTTTAACGCGGTATTTGCCCAAAGCGACGAGGATGGGCTGGGGGTCCTCCAGGCCCTTAAGCTGGCGGGTATGGAACCGGGTGAGGATGTGGTTATTGTGTCCATAGGCGGCATACAGGATGTGTTTAAGGCCATCATTGCCCGGGAGTATCTGGCCACGGTAAAGAGCAGTCCGGAATACGGGGATGCGGTATTTGATATCATAAACAGGCACCAGAGGGGGGAAAACCCGGACCGGCAGACCATGGTGAAACACCGGGAATATACCATGGATAACGCGGAGGAGTTGTTTGAAGATGCATATTAA
- the dctP gene encoding TRAP transporter substrate-binding protein DctP, with protein MKKVLALLVSCTLALSLAGCSSQTDSGQTAEGSGKKVRIMIGYENNPGEPIDLACHEWKRLVEEKSGGTMRVDLYPSSQLGSKDNIIDQAVNGDCVVTLANGPFFQDRGIQDFGVLFAPYLFEGWEDLEKVVDSDWFEGKAEELEQNVGLKILTTWRYGIRHTITKKPVNGVSDLKGKKIRVPNQTILIKVFESLGATPTPMAMSDIYTALQQGTIDGAENPLPVILNGAYQEVAKNLVLDAHTYDMTCWIMGADYFHTLTEEQQNILMECGDQAGVFNSQQLEKADEEALEALKDAGVTVSELTPEDFKAAGQAFYEDPQIKAMWSEGLIEEMKTIIGRQD; from the coding sequence ATGAAGAAGGTACTGGCATTACTGGTAAGCTGCACATTGGCCTTATCCCTGGCAGGATGCAGCAGCCAGACGGACAGCGGTCAGACAGCAGAGGGCAGCGGTAAGAAAGTCCGCATCATGATTGGCTATGAGAACAATCCGGGGGAACCCATTGACCTGGCCTGCCATGAATGGAAGAGACTGGTGGAGGAGAAAAGCGGAGGCACCATGAGAGTGGACCTGTATCCTTCCAGCCAGCTGGGAAGCAAGGACAATATCATCGACCAGGCTGTGAACGGGGACTGCGTGGTCACCCTGGCCAACGGCCCTTTTTTCCAGGACAGGGGAATCCAGGACTTTGGCGTTCTCTTTGCCCCGTATCTGTTTGAGGGATGGGAGGACCTGGAAAAGGTGGTGGACAGCGATTGGTTTGAGGGCAAGGCAGAGGAGCTGGAACAGAATGTGGGACTGAAGATACTGACCACATGGAGATACGGAATCCGCCACACCATCACTAAAAAGCCGGTGAATGGGGTCAGCGACTTAAAGGGCAAAAAAATCCGTGTTCCCAACCAGACCATACTGATTAAAGTGTTTGAGTCCCTGGGAGCAACGCCCACACCGATGGCTATGAGCGATATCTACACGGCCCTGCAGCAGGGAACCATAGACGGGGCAGAGAACCCTCTTCCGGTTATCTTAAACGGCGCATACCAGGAGGTGGCCAAAAACCTGGTGCTGGATGCCCATACATATGATATGACCTGCTGGATTATGGGGGCGGATTACTTCCATACACTGACAGAGGAGCAGCAGAATATTCTGATGGAGTGCGGAGATCAGGCCGGCGTATTCAACAGCCAGCAGCTGGAAAAGGCGGATGAGGAAGCGCTGGAAGCTTTAAAGGATGCGGGTGTGACGGTAAGCGAACTGACGCCGGAAGATTTCAAGGCGGCAGGCCAGGCATTTTACGAGGACCCGCAGATTAAGGCCATGTGGTCCGAGGGACTTATTGAAGAGATGAAGACCATCATCGGCAGACAGGATTAA
- a CDS encoding TRAP transporter large permease, translating into METSIILISTVVLLVLLFLKVPVFISILSGSMAYFYLTGGPFTKILGQRVLAGVESIPLLAIPFFICAGVFMNYSGVTKRVMGFCNVMTGRMTGGLAQVNVLLSTLMGGLSGSNLADAAMEAKMLVPEMERHGYSKQFSTVVTAMSSMITPLIPPGIAMILYGSIANISIGKLFIAGIGPGVLLCVAMMILVHFISKKRGYKPMRTERLTMKQAAPEIASAFLPLCLPVIIIGGIRLGIFTPTEAGAVAIVYSLVLGVVYKELKLKDIGTGLKETVATTASIMLIVGGASAFAWILTREQIPQQFTALVLGTIHNKYLFLFVIILFLIVVGMFIEGNAALIVLVPLLAPVAEAYGIDPIHFAMVYIFTMACGGVTPPMGALIFVTCGITRCKIKAFIKESIPFYVMLFICMLLMAYVPLFSTGLVNLFY; encoded by the coding sequence ATGGAGACAAGTATTATTTTGATATCGACGGTGGTTCTTCTGGTGCTGCTGTTCCTGAAGGTTCCGGTGTTCATCTCCATTCTTTCCGGTTCCATGGCATATTTTTACCTGACAGGAGGTCCCTTTACAAAGATATTGGGCCAGAGAGTCCTGGCAGGCGTAGAGAGCATACCTCTGCTGGCGATTCCGTTTTTTATCTGTGCAGGTGTGTTTATGAATTATTCAGGCGTAACCAAGCGGGTTATGGGATTCTGTAATGTGATGACCGGGCGCATGACCGGCGGCCTGGCCCAGGTAAATGTGCTGTTGTCCACTCTGATGGGCGGTCTGTCGGGAAGCAATCTGGCTGACGCTGCCATGGAGGCAAAAATGCTGGTGCCTGAGATGGAGCGCCACGGCTATTCCAAGCAGTTCTCCACTGTGGTCACAGCCATGTCATCCATGATTACACCCCTGATACCTCCGGGGATTGCCATGATTCTTTACGGCTCCATTGCCAATATTTCCATCGGAAAGCTGTTTATAGCAGGCATCGGACCGGGCGTGCTTCTGTGCGTTGCCATGATGATACTGGTGCACTTTATCTCCAAAAAAAGAGGATATAAGCCCATGCGCACAGAGCGTCTGACCATGAAACAGGCTGCTCCTGAGATTGCCAGCGCCTTCCTTCCTCTGTGCCTTCCTGTCATCATCATCGGCGGTATCCGTTTGGGAATCTTTACCCCCACGGAGGCAGGGGCGGTGGCCATTGTCTATTCCCTGGTGCTGGGCGTGGTATATAAGGAACTGAAGCTTAAGGACATCGGCACGGGTCTTAAGGAGACCGTGGCTACCACGGCATCCATCATGCTGATTGTTGGCGGCGCCTCTGCCTTTGCCTGGATTCTGACCAGGGAGCAGATTCCACAGCAGTTTACGGCGCTGGTGCTGGGAACCATCCACAATAAATACCTGTTCCTCTTTGTCATTATCCTGTTCCTCATTGTGGTGGGCATGTTCATTGAGGGAAATGCAGCCCTTATTGTTCTGGTTCCCCTTCTGGCTCCGGTGGCTGAGGCTTACGGCATCGACCCCATCCACTTTGCCATGGTATATATATTCACAATGGCCTGCGGCGGCGTGACGCCTCCCATGGGTGCCCTGATATTTGTCACCTGCGGCATCACCAGGTGTAAGATAAAGGCGTTTATCAAGGAATCCATTCCGTTCTATGTCATGCTGTTTATCTGTATGCTGCTGATGGCTTATGTTCCGTTGTTCTCCACCGGACTGGTGAACCTGTTCTATTAA
- a CDS encoding TRAP transporter small permease: MKSDNKIGNLLRNADVLAACGALVLLVGVTFFGVIMRYCLGDPFVWQEEVQLALIIWVVFLGGRYAFVCGNHAAIDVIVEMFPEKLQKILSVLIAAAAVIILCYVGYQGVRYIMQMVRYDRVTNILKIPYSLIYAPLPIGCLTMAVQVCLNTYRDLTGKGEEV; encoded by the coding sequence ATGAAATCAGATAACAAGATTGGGAATCTGCTCCGCAACGCGGATGTGCTGGCAGCCTGCGGGGCCCTGGTACTTCTGGTGGGAGTCACATTCTTCGGGGTCATCATGCGCTATTGCCTGGGAGATCCCTTTGTATGGCAGGAGGAAGTGCAGCTGGCCCTTATCATATGGGTGGTATTTCTGGGGGGCAGGTATGCATTTGTGTGCGGGAACCATGCGGCCATCGACGTGATTGTTGAGATGTTCCCGGAAAAGCTTCAGAAAATACTGAGCGTGCTGATTGCAGCTGCGGCAGTCATCATCCTCTGCTATGTGGGATATCAGGGAGTCCGGTATATCATGCAGATGGTGCGCTACGACCGTGTGACAAACATTCTTAAGATTCCCTACAGCCTTATCTACGCGCCGCTGCCCATAGGATGTCTTACCATGGCGGTACAGGTATGTCTGAATACATACAGGGATTTAACAGGAAAAGGGGAGGAAGTGTAA
- a CDS encoding response regulator transcription factor, with the protein MRAIICDDDEIILKGLCSVIDWVSLGIELVGTAGNGKEGLTLLKEQRPELLMTDIRMPHVDGLQLIEEGKKLNPGLMAIVFSGYDDFEYARRALKLGVQDYLTKPINMDELTYLASDCVRRFDEARKDSFEDREDLLRKLLMYEVNDSGLITEMEHDYCMVLIFESADSGWLMADAAGHMREQGAYVLVQRENLCEIAVIAPTRMTVEMRASLFLSHTRQLFSEQGMSLTCAQSNVQWGIRLLDQCYQEAHEALKLKYIRGDNQNLRFQDIKGDEKESDPSPILDIDLITPVKSGNVQLLKKRMGELEKLLKQAGMDSYIYMQFMVGSLYSTVLKELGDAGICADLVFENPVEEYKKLIGCETIGKAIGVLGENLKRICEYVGSQKSGVYSRPVVKALAYMEENYSSPDLSMEDTAVAAGLSSARFSTSFKSETGVTFTDYLLKLRMEKAKDLMRDPNRKIYEIAMMTGYSNIPYFSTAFKKYTGCPPSEYREKQHGLQGKV; encoded by the coding sequence ATGAGAGCGATTATCTGTGATGACGATGAGATAATTTTAAAGGGGCTGTGCAGCGTCATTGACTGGGTATCCCTGGGCATAGAGCTGGTGGGAACAGCCGGAAACGGAAAGGAAGGCCTGACGCTCTTAAAGGAACAGCGGCCGGAGCTTCTCATGACAGACATCCGTATGCCCCATGTGGATGGACTGCAGCTCATAGAGGAGGGAAAGAAGCTGAATCCGGGGCTTATGGCCATTGTGTTCAGCGGTTATGATGATTTTGAATATGCCAGAAGGGCCCTTAAGCTGGGGGTTCAGGATTATCTCACCAAACCCATTAACATGGATGAGCTGACCTATCTGGCTTCAGACTGCGTCAGGCGGTTCGACGAGGCCAGAAAGGACTCCTTTGAGGACAGGGAGGATTTGCTGCGCAAGCTTCTCATGTATGAGGTAAACGACAGCGGCCTGATAACGGAGATGGAGCATGACTACTGTATGGTCCTTATCTTTGAATCCGCGGACAGCGGCTGGCTCATGGCGGATGCCGCCGGCCATATGAGGGAACAGGGGGCCTATGTGCTGGTGCAGAGGGAGAACCTCTGTGAGATTGCAGTCATTGCGCCCACCAGGATGACAGTGGAAATGCGCGCAAGCCTTTTTTTAAGCCATACCAGGCAGTTGTTCTCAGAACAGGGGATGAGCCTGACCTGCGCGCAGAGCAATGTGCAGTGGGGCATCCGGCTGCTGGACCAGTGTTATCAGGAGGCACATGAGGCCCTTAAATTAAAATACATCAGAGGCGACAACCAGAATCTGCGTTTCCAGGATATCAAGGGGGATGAAAAGGAGAGCGATCCGTCTCCCATTCTGGATATCGACCTTATCACCCCGGTGAAAAGCGGCAATGTCCAGCTTCTCAAAAAGCGTATGGGAGAGCTGGAGAAGCTGCTTAAGCAGGCAGGGATGGATTCTTATATCTATATGCAGTTCATGGTCGGCAGCCTTTACAGCACGGTCCTTAAGGAGCTGGGAGATGCGGGAATATGTGCGGATCTGGTGTTTGAGAATCCGGTGGAAGAATATAAGAAGCTGATTGGATGCGAGACCATTGGAAAGGCCATCGGCGTGCTGGGGGAAAACCTGAAGCGTATCTGCGAGTATGTGGGCAGCCAGAAATCCGGCGTTTATTCCAGGCCGGTGGTGAAGGCACTTGCCTATATGGAGGAAAATTACAGCAGCCCTGACCTGTCCATGGAGGACACGGCTGTTGCCGCGGGACTCAGCAGTGCCAGGTTCAGCACATCCTTTAAGAGTGAGACCGGGGTGACCTTTACCGATTATCTTCTGAAGCTGCGCATGGAAAAGGCGAAGGATCTGATGCGCGATCCCAACCGTAAGATTTACGAGATTGCCATGATGACCGGTTACAGCAACATTCCTTATTTCAGCACTGCCTTTAAGAAATACACAGGCTGTCCGCCGTCGGAATACAGGGAAAAGCAACATGGTTTGCAGGGAAAGGTGTAG
- a CDS encoding nucleoside kinase has protein sequence MALVKIHGITKEYPEGTTWMEVAREHQKEYEYDILLVRVNGKLQELHKQVKDCELSFVTAKDKPGMSAYQRSASLMMLKAFYSVAGAGNVEKLMIDFSIGRGFFVEARGNFVLNQEFLDAVKAKMREYVERKIPIMKRSVSTDDAIELFEKLGMYDKARLFRYRMVSRVNIYSIDGFEDYYYGYMVQNTGYIKHFDLIPYHYGFVMVMPDRKTPDVLHRFTPSDKLFATLSESTEWGRRMDLETVGALNDRIAKGDMSHLILIQEALQEKKIAEIAAQIAARKNARFVMIAGPSSSGKTTFSHRLSVQLEAIGLKPHPIAVDNYFVNRVDSPRDEHGNYNYEILECLDVELFNRDMTGLLEGKQVELPYYNFKKGVREYKGNFLQLGEGDILVIEGIHCLNDRLSYTLPADSKFKIYISALTQLNIDEHNRIPTTDGRLLRRMVRDARTRGSSARETIRMWPSVRRGEEENIFPFQEEADAMFNSALVYELAVLKQYAQPLLFAIPKDSEEWLEAKRLLKFLDYFIGVSSEDIPKNSILREFIGGSCLNV, from the coding sequence ATGGCACTGGTTAAGATACACGGTATCACAAAGGAATACCCGGAGGGCACCACATGGATGGAGGTGGCCCGTGAGCACCAGAAGGAGTATGAATATGACATTCTGCTGGTACGGGTAAACGGAAAGCTCCAGGAGCTGCATAAACAGGTAAAGGACTGCGAGCTGTCCTTTGTCACGGCAAAGGATAAGCCGGGAATGTCCGCCTATCAGAGGAGTGCGTCCCTTATGATGCTGAAGGCATTCTACAGCGTGGCGGGAGCCGGCAATGTGGAAAAGCTGATGATTGATTTTTCCATCGGACGGGGATTCTTTGTGGAGGCCCGTGGTAATTTTGTCCTGAACCAGGAATTCCTGGACGCGGTAAAGGCTAAGATGAGGGAGTATGTGGAGCGGAAGATTCCCATTATGAAGCGCAGCGTATCCACGGACGATGCCATCGAGCTCTTTGAGAAGCTAGGGATGTATGACAAGGCCAGGCTGTTCCGTTACCGCATGGTATCCCGGGTCAATATTTACAGCATTGACGGCTTTGAGGACTACTATTACGGGTATATGGTGCAGAATACAGGCTACATCAAGCATTTTGACCTGATTCCCTACCACTACGGGTTTGTGATGGTGATGCCTGACAGGAAAACGCCGGACGTCCTTCACCGGTTTACGCCCAGCGATAAGCTGTTCGCCACTTTGTCTGAATCCACGGAGTGGGGCAGGCGGATGGATCTGGAGACAGTGGGCGCCCTGAATGACAGGATTGCAAAGGGGGATATGTCCCACCTGATTTTGATACAGGAAGCCCTTCAGGAAAAGAAGATTGCTGAGATAGCGGCTCAGATAGCAGCCAGGAAGAACGCCCGCTTTGTCATGATCGCGGGTCCGTCCTCATCGGGCAAGACCACATTTTCCCATCGTCTGTCGGTCCAGCTGGAGGCCATCGGTTTAAAGCCCCATCCCATTGCAGTGGACAATTATTTTGTAAACCGTGTGGACAGCCCCAGGGATGAACACGGCAATTACAATTATGAGATTCTGGAATGCCTGGATGTAGAGCTGTTTAACCGTGACATGACAGGCCTTTTGGAGGGAAAGCAGGTGGAGCTTCCCTATTATAACTTTAAAAAGGGAGTCAGGGAGTACAAGGGGAATTTTCTCCAGCTGGGAGAGGGGGATATCCTGGTCATAGAGGGGATCCACTGTCTGAACGACAGGCTTTCCTACACCCTTCCGGCAGACAGCAAATTTAAAATTTACATCAGCGCCCTGACCCAGCTCAACATCGACGAGCACAACCGCATTCCCACCACGGACGGACGTCTTCTGAGAAGAATGGTGCGGGATGCCAGGACAAGAGGCTCCTCGGCCCGGGAGACCATCCGCATGTGGCCTTCTGTGCGCAGGGGTGAGGAGGAGAATATCTTCCCCTTCCAGGAGGAGGCGGACGCCATGTTCAATTCTGCCCTGGTTTATGAGCTGGCAGTGCTGAAGCAGTACGCCCAGCCCCTGCTCTTTGCCATTCCAAAGGACAGTGAGGAGTGGCTGGAGGCCAAACGGCTCCTTAAATTCCTGGACTACTTTATCGGCGTCAGCAGCGAGGATATTCCAAAAAATTCCATTCTTAGGGAGTTTATCGGCGGGAGCTGCCTGAACGTGTGA
- a CDS encoding Nif3-like dinuclear metal center hexameric protein, with product MKCSEIMDVCRKLAPEDCACDWDNPGLLAGRSDKEVKKIYIALDATDKVVEAAQALGADMLLTHHPLIFKAIKKVNDQNFITRRLVKLIQADISYYAMHTNFDAAPGCMADLAAERLGLAGCVPLEALGEMSGPEGAVSYGIGKSGFLKEEMTVRELAVRVKDVFGLPFALVYGDELMDQKVSRISVCPGAGGSEIEGALAWGAQVLVTGDISHHQGIDAAARGMAIIDGGHYGLEHIFIPYMAEFLRKNLGGQVELEQAPPQWPAMIV from the coding sequence ATGAAATGCAGTGAGATTATGGACGTATGCAGGAAACTGGCGCCGGAGGACTGCGCCTGTGACTGGGATAATCCCGGCCTTCTGGCGGGCAGAAGCGACAAGGAAGTAAAAAAGATATACATTGCCCTGGATGCCACGGACAAGGTAGTGGAGGCTGCACAGGCTTTGGGGGCGGATATGCTTTTGACCCACCATCCCCTGATATTCAAGGCCATTAAGAAGGTAAATGACCAGAACTTCATTACCAGAAGGCTGGTGAAACTGATACAGGCAGACATTTCCTATTATGCCATGCACACCAACTTTGATGCCGCCCCGGGCTGTATGGCTGATTTGGCCGCAGAACGGCTGGGCCTGGCTGGCTGCGTTCCTCTGGAGGCACTGGGGGAGATGAGCGGCCCGGAGGGTGCTGTTTCCTACGGCATCGGCAAAAGCGGATTCTTAAAGGAGGAAATGACTGTAAGGGAGCTGGCGGTCCGTGTAAAGGATGTATTCGGCCTTCCCTTTGCCCTTGTATACGGGGACGAACTTATGGATCAGAAGGTTTCCCGTATATCCGTATGCCCAGGAGCAGGGGGAAGCGAAATAGAGGGAGCCCTGGCCTGGGGGGCCCAGGTCCTTGTGACAGGGGATATCAGCCACCATCAGGGGATAGACGCGGCAGCCAGGGGCATGGCCATCATCGACGGAGGCCACTATGGCCTGGAGCATATCTTCATCCCCTATATGGCTGAGTTTCTCAGGAAGAATCTGGGAGGCCAGGTTGAGCTGGAGCAGGCGCCGCCCCAGTGGCCAGCCATGATTGTGTGA
- a CDS encoding cache domain-containing sensor histidine kinase codes for MHIKKTMKAYLNKRTCFKACRNLGARLMLKEKMILSFAAASTGIVVLTGALHYYMTASRILEEAEATTVQMVGNACQDINELFLQTFQVCSAMNDNISMQKLIRRQFSSIKEMYSHDLEGSMEMMVLPSYNRDIFGVYVLGDNGGRYKSNSSSFLVSDPRDTDWYRIIHATGQAQWFPPHENSYVVSTPYTSYVSMGIPFIDKATGRTKGVVLADIDSDKLSDIAARAVSGAGDVFLMDERNRIMNLTAGEGPWKDRDGVEKARRMVEENLSEIPEYGVSHVLKDKGQLVVYQTLNQTDWKIVGVIPKASITRSVEYIKVLMIMLLALAVVISMILSEIVADSVTRPLFTLVKAMEQVCAGNLETSVETERGDEIGVLYDSFNHMTGEMRNLIDTIYREQEKLRREELKALQAQINPHFLYNTLDSIIWSLRMRQVEESIEMLTALTDFFKISLSKGRDIITIEEEVKHIKSYLSIQHRRYQEKFDYDIHVDPSILSCRTPKLILQPVVENAIYHGIKPMEEKGYIYIHIFPQEGDVILQVQDTGMGMDEDTCRRLNRELDTISSDQQGTGYGVRNVNDKIKIVYGSKYGVTIESAMGEGTVVTLRIGKKGEASDESDYL; via the coding sequence ATGCATATTAAGAAAACCATGAAGGCGTATCTGAATAAGCGGACATGCTTTAAGGCATGCCGGAACCTGGGTGCGCGCCTTATGCTAAAGGAAAAGATGATTCTTTCCTTTGCTGCCGCATCAACCGGCATTGTGGTGCTGACCGGCGCCCTCCACTATTATATGACCGCATCCAGAATCCTTGAGGAAGCGGAGGCCACCACCGTCCAGATGGTGGGCAATGCATGCCAGGATATCAATGAACTGTTTCTCCAGACCTTTCAGGTATGTTCCGCCATGAATGACAATATCAGCATGCAGAAGCTCATAAGACGTCAGTTTAGCTCCATAAAGGAGATGTATTCCCATGATTTGGAGGGAAGCATGGAGATGATGGTGCTTCCCTCCTATAACCGGGACATCTTTGGCGTATATGTGCTGGGGGATAATGGGGGGCGCTATAAGAGCAATTCCTCATCCTTTCTGGTGTCGGATCCCAGGGACACGGACTGGTACCGAATCATCCACGCCACGGGACAGGCCCAATGGTTTCCGCCCCATGAGAATTCCTATGTGGTCAGCACCCCCTATACCTCTTATGTATCCATGGGAATTCCTTTTATTGATAAGGCCACGGGCCGGACCAAGGGGGTGGTCCTGGCGGATATTGATTCCGATAAGCTGTCTGACATTGCGGCCAGGGCGGTCAGCGGCGCAGGGGACGTGTTCCTGATGGATGAACGGAACCGGATCATGAATCTGACAGCGGGAGAAGGACCGTGGAAGGACAGGGATGGGGTTGAGAAGGCGCGCCGCATGGTGGAGGAAAATTTAAGTGAAATACCGGAATACGGCGTATCCCATGTGCTGAAGGACAAAGGACAGCTGGTGGTCTACCAGACCCTGAATCAGACGGACTGGAAAATCGTGGGCGTTATACCCAAGGCATCCATTACCCGGTCCGTGGAGTATATCAAGGTGCTCATGATTATGCTCCTGGCGCTGGCCGTGGTCATATCCATGATACTGTCCGAAATAGTGGCTGACTCCGTTACCAGGCCCTTATTTACTCTGGTAAAGGCAATGGAGCAGGTCTGCGCCGGCAATCTGGAAACATCGGTTGAAACAGAGCGCGGGGACGAAATAGGGGTGCTGTATGATTCCTTCAACCATATGACAGGAGAGATGAGAAACCTGATTGACACCATATACCGGGAACAGGAGAAGTTGCGGAGGGAGGAATTAAAAGCCCTGCAGGCCCAGATTAATCCCCATTTCCTGTACAATACCCTGGACTCCATCATCTGGTCGCTGAGAATGCGTCAGGTGGAGGAGAGCATAGAGATGCTGACAGCCCTGACAGACTTTTTCAAGATAAGTCTCAGCAAGGGACGGGATATCATCACCATAGAGGAAGAGGTAAAGCACATCAAAAGCTATCTGAGCATCCAGCACCGGCGTTACCAGGAGAAATTTGACTATGACATCCATGTGGATCCGTCCATTTTATCATGCAGGACGCCCAAACTCATATTACAGCCGGTGGTGGAGAATGCCATCTATCACGGAATTAAGCCCATGGAGGAGAAGGGATATATTTATATCCATATCTTTCCCCAGGAAGGCGATGTCATTCTGCAGGTGCAGGATACAGGCATGGGGATGGATGAGGACACATGCAGGCGCTTAAACAGGGAGCTGGATACCATATCCTCGGACCAGCAGGGCACCGGTTACGGGGTGCGCAATGTAAACGACAAGATAAAAATTGTATATGGCAGCAAGTATGGGGTGACCATAGAGTCCGCCATGGGTGAGGGGACCGTGGTGACCCTGCGGATAGGAAAAAAGGGGGAGGCATCCGATGAGAGCGATTATCTGTGA
- a CDS encoding tRNA (adenine(22)-N(1))-methyltransferase gives MNSDKLETRDKRKQAGTIKLSARLLTVAGFVRQGSRIADVGTDHGYIPVYLAQTGRIASALAMDVRSGPLERAQAHVREYEERERARRQDVWAVPIHLRLSDGLKELKPGEADTVIIAGMGGELIIKILDEGRHVWDSVKQYVLSPQSDLDKVRRYLAAHGFAIEDEAMVKDEGKYYTVMSVKRGFMEYESQAQYLYGKILIDKKDVILREYLGREMLRIEKILVSLQEKDGITDTETRAEARISRQKELSWIKEAQDEMQ, from the coding sequence ATGAATAGTGACAAGTTAGAGACAAGAGATAAAAGAAAACAGGCGGGGACCATAAAACTGTCAGCCCGCCTTTTGACCGTAGCCGGTTTTGTAAGGCAGGGAAGCCGTATTGCCGATGTGGGTACGGACCACGGTTATATACCCGTATACCTGGCCCAGACAGGGCGTATTGCCTCTGCCCTGGCCATGGACGTAAGATCCGGCCCCCTGGAGAGGGCTCAGGCCCATGTAAGGGAATATGAGGAGCGGGAGAGGGCGCGCAGGCAGGATGTTTGGGCGGTTCCCATTCATTTAAGGCTCAGTGACGGTTTAAAGGAGCTTAAACCGGGTGAGGCAGACACGGTTATCATTGCAGGCATGGGCGGTGAGCTGATTATAAAAATCCTGGATGAGGGCCGCCATGTGTGGGACAGCGTAAAACAGTACGTCCTGTCGCCGCAGTCGGACTTGGATAAGGTAAGGCGTTATCTGGCCGCCCATGGTTTTGCCATTGAGGATGAAGCCATGGTAAAGGACGAGGGAAAATATTATACGGTGATGAGCGTGAAAAGGGGCTTCATGGAGTATGAGAGCCAGGCCCAATATCTTTACGGAAAGATACTGATTGATAAAAAGGATGTGATCCTGAGGGAATATCTGGGCAGGGAGATGCTCAGAATTGAGAAAATCCTGGTTAGCCTTCAGGAGAAAGATGGGATTACCGACACAGAGACCAGGGCAGAGGCCAGAATAAGCAGGCAGAAGGAACTGTCCTGGATTAAGGAGGCACAAGATGAAATGCAGTGA